One genomic segment of Theobroma cacao cultivar B97-61/B2 chromosome 6, Criollo_cocoa_genome_V2, whole genome shotgun sequence includes these proteins:
- the LOC18596429 gene encoding uncharacterized protein At4g19900 isoform X2 produces the protein MLRNLQSRRRPRYGAQVCAAISALLLLFSVSLLYSRLSLSSKPHIYPHHSSIDKNDDVAFPNNPLLSDSDDDVSTTNDDKIDEFDTLEDNDTVLTEDDNNNNEIEQKEEQEITTMNQKNKIFSSGHFYFDHLSGSIKRASNKRSIEDWDYDGGFLNEGFLGEDAKIKIAFGSDDIPLDEEVRRKMSEVEGVEDALLVKKVGGKKANPLREKWGDWFDKKGDFLRRDRMFKSNLEVLNPLNNPLLQDPDGVGVTGLTRGDRIVQKWILSEFKKVPFTGKKPLGILEKGSEDKKGGEGKKNDNARNVLSKRENSIKDSGSNTNGNKTNESNSRKNEVKNGGLEADKMNTEFSGHIYADGKRWGYYPGLDSRLSFSDFMDAFLRKGKCDMRVFMIWNSPPWMYSVRHQRGLESLLAQHRDACVILFSETIELDFFKESFVKDGYKVAVAMPNLDELLKDTFTHAFASVWFEWRKTKFYAIHYSELVRLAALYKYGGIYLDADIIVLKPLLALNNSIGLEDQLAGSSLNGALMAFRKQSFRWKGL, from the exons ATGTTAAGAAATCTTCAATCTCGGCGGCGGCCGCGTTACGGTGCACAGGTATGCGCCGCCATCTCAGCTCTTCTCCTCTTATTTTCTGTCTCTCTCCTCTACTCTcgcctttctctctcttccaaACCGCACATCTATCCCCACCACTCTTCCATTGACAAAAACGACGACGTCGCTTTCCCCAATAACCCTCTCCTCTCCGACTCCGACGATGACGTCAGCACCACCAACGACGACAAAATTGACGAATTCGACACCCTCGAAGATAATGACACCGTTTTAACCGAAGACGACAACAACAACAACGAAATCGAgcaaaaggaagaacaagaaatCACGACAATGAATCAAAAAAACAAGATCTTTTCATCTGGGCATTTTTATTTCGACCATTTGAGCGGGTCAATTAAAAGGGCTTCCAATAAACGTTCGATTGAAGATTGGGATTACGATGGAGGGTTTTTGAACGAAGGGTTTTTGGGAGAAGATGCTAAGATTAAGATCGCCTTTGGATCCGATGATATTCCATTAGATGAGGAAGTTAGGAGGAAAATGAGTGAAGTGGAAGGTGTCGAAGATGCTTTGTTGGTGAAGAAAGTTGGTGGGAAAAAGGCGAATCCTTTGAGGGAGAAATGGGGGGATTGGTTTGATAAGAAAGGTGATTTTCTGAGAAGGGATAGGATGTTTAAGTCGAATTTGGAGGTTTTGAATCCTTTGAATAATCCTTTGCTGCAAGACCCTGATGGGGTTGGTGTTACTGGATTAACTAGAGGGGATAGAATTGTACAAAAGTGGATTTTGAGTGAGTTTAAGAAGGTCCCTTTTACTGGGAAGAAGCCTTTGGGGATTTTGGAGAAGGGGTCAGAGGATAAAAAAGGCGGTGAGGGTAAGAAAAACGATAATGCGAGGAATGTGTTgagcaaaagagaaaatagTATTAAAGACTCGGGTTCGAATACAAATGGGAATAAGACTAATGAAAGTAATAGTAGGAAGAATGAGGTGAAGAATGGAGGTTTAGAGGCTGATAAGATGAACACTGAGTTTTCAGGTCACATATATGCTGATGGAAAGAGATGGGGTTACTATCCTGGATTAGATTCTAGGCTGTCTTTTTCAGATTTCATGGATGCATTTTTAAGGAAAGGGAAGTGTGATATGAGAGTTTTTATGATATGGAATTCCCCTCCGTGGATGTATAGTGTTAGGCACCAAAGAGGGCTTGAGAGTTTGCTTGCTCAGCATCGAGATGCTTGTGTCATATTGTTCTCTGAAACGATTGAGCTTGATTTTTTCAAAGAAAGCTTTGTGAAAGATGG CTACAAAGTTGCTGTTGCAATGCCAAACCTTGATGAATTGTTGAAAGATACGTTCACCCATGCATTTGCTTCTGTGTGGTTTGAATGGAGAAAGACAAAGTTTTATGCCATCCATTATAGTGAGCTTGTGCGGCTTGCTGCTCTTTACAA ATATGGTGGCATTTATCTGGATGCTGATATTATAGTTCTGAAACCATTATTGGCACTCAATAATTCTATTGGCCTGGAAGATCAGCTTGCTGGAAGTTCTTTGAATGGAGCTTTAATGGCATTCAGAAAGCAAAG TTTTAGGTGGAAGGGATTGTAG
- the LOC18596429 gene encoding uncharacterized protein At4g19900 isoform X1, whose protein sequence is MLRNLQSRRRPRYGAQVCAAISALLLLFSVSLLYSRLSLSSKPHIYPHHSSIDKNDDVAFPNNPLLSDSDDDVSTTNDDKIDEFDTLEDNDTVLTEDDNNNNEIEQKEEQEITTMNQKNKIFSSGHFYFDHLSGSIKRASNKRSIEDWDYDGGFLNEGFLGEDAKIKIAFGSDDIPLDEEVRRKMSEVEGVEDALLVKKVGGKKANPLREKWGDWFDKKGDFLRRDRMFKSNLEVLNPLNNPLLQDPDGVGVTGLTRGDRIVQKWILSEFKKVPFTGKKPLGILEKGSEDKKGGEGKKNDNARNVLSKRENSIKDSGSNTNGNKTNESNSRKNEVKNGGLEADKMNTEFSGHIYADGKRWGYYPGLDSRLSFSDFMDAFLRKGKCDMRVFMIWNSPPWMYSVRHQRGLESLLAQHRDACVILFSETIELDFFKESFVKDGYKVAVAMPNLDELLKDTFTHAFASVWFEWRKTKFYAIHYSELVRLAALYKYGGIYLDADIIVLKPLLALNNSIGLEDQLAGSSLNGALMAFRKQSPFIKECLKEFYLTYDDTQLRWNGADLLSRVAKRFLNNQRELNVWPSFVFFPISSQHITRYFVAPTTETDKAQQDTLFQKILAESVTFHFWNSLTSALIPEPESLVTRLIDYHCIHCFDVL, encoded by the exons ATGTTAAGAAATCTTCAATCTCGGCGGCGGCCGCGTTACGGTGCACAGGTATGCGCCGCCATCTCAGCTCTTCTCCTCTTATTTTCTGTCTCTCTCCTCTACTCTcgcctttctctctcttccaaACCGCACATCTATCCCCACCACTCTTCCATTGACAAAAACGACGACGTCGCTTTCCCCAATAACCCTCTCCTCTCCGACTCCGACGATGACGTCAGCACCACCAACGACGACAAAATTGACGAATTCGACACCCTCGAAGATAATGACACCGTTTTAACCGAAGACGACAACAACAACAACGAAATCGAgcaaaaggaagaacaagaaatCACGACAATGAATCAAAAAAACAAGATCTTTTCATCTGGGCATTTTTATTTCGACCATTTGAGCGGGTCAATTAAAAGGGCTTCCAATAAACGTTCGATTGAAGATTGGGATTACGATGGAGGGTTTTTGAACGAAGGGTTTTTGGGAGAAGATGCTAAGATTAAGATCGCCTTTGGATCCGATGATATTCCATTAGATGAGGAAGTTAGGAGGAAAATGAGTGAAGTGGAAGGTGTCGAAGATGCTTTGTTGGTGAAGAAAGTTGGTGGGAAAAAGGCGAATCCTTTGAGGGAGAAATGGGGGGATTGGTTTGATAAGAAAGGTGATTTTCTGAGAAGGGATAGGATGTTTAAGTCGAATTTGGAGGTTTTGAATCCTTTGAATAATCCTTTGCTGCAAGACCCTGATGGGGTTGGTGTTACTGGATTAACTAGAGGGGATAGAATTGTACAAAAGTGGATTTTGAGTGAGTTTAAGAAGGTCCCTTTTACTGGGAAGAAGCCTTTGGGGATTTTGGAGAAGGGGTCAGAGGATAAAAAAGGCGGTGAGGGTAAGAAAAACGATAATGCGAGGAATGTGTTgagcaaaagagaaaatagTATTAAAGACTCGGGTTCGAATACAAATGGGAATAAGACTAATGAAAGTAATAGTAGGAAGAATGAGGTGAAGAATGGAGGTTTAGAGGCTGATAAGATGAACACTGAGTTTTCAGGTCACATATATGCTGATGGAAAGAGATGGGGTTACTATCCTGGATTAGATTCTAGGCTGTCTTTTTCAGATTTCATGGATGCATTTTTAAGGAAAGGGAAGTGTGATATGAGAGTTTTTATGATATGGAATTCCCCTCCGTGGATGTATAGTGTTAGGCACCAAAGAGGGCTTGAGAGTTTGCTTGCTCAGCATCGAGATGCTTGTGTCATATTGTTCTCTGAAACGATTGAGCTTGATTTTTTCAAAGAAAGCTTTGTGAAAGATGG CTACAAAGTTGCTGTTGCAATGCCAAACCTTGATGAATTGTTGAAAGATACGTTCACCCATGCATTTGCTTCTGTGTGGTTTGAATGGAGAAAGACAAAGTTTTATGCCATCCATTATAGTGAGCTTGTGCGGCTTGCTGCTCTTTACAA ATATGGTGGCATTTATCTGGATGCTGATATTATAGTTCTGAAACCATTATTGGCACTCAATAATTCTATTGGCCTGGAAGATCAGCTTGCTGGAAGTTCTTTGAATGGAGCTTTAATGGCATTCAGAAAGCAAAG TCCATTCATAAAGGAGTGTTTGAAGGAGTTCTATTTGACGTATGATGATACCCAGTTGAGATGGAATGGGGCTGATCTTTTATCAAGAGTTGCAAAAAGGTTTTTGAACAATCAGCGAGAGTTGAATGTGTGGCcttcctttgttttcttccctATTAGTTCTCAGCATATAACAAG ATACTTTGTTGCACCGACGACAGAAACTGATAAAGCGCAACAAGATACTTTATTCCAAAAGATTCTGGCTGAGTCCGTGACATTTCATTTTTGGAACAGCTTGACATCTGCTCTCATTCCGGAGCCAGAGAGCCTTGTAACCAGGCTTATTGACTATCACTGTATTCATTGCTTTGATGTGTTGTGA
- the LOC18596428 gene encoding protein EXORDIUM-like 7, with product MHKLSWYVLLLSLLYFPLALSWSQDTQFNQAENYEGSSDLVNLEYHMGPVLASPTNLYIIWYGHWNPTHQATIRDFLYSLSSSAPYPSVADWWKTVRLYTDQTGSNITGSISLSGEFYDYRYSHGGYLSRLSMQSIIKTAVTSYPRSLPLNPRNGLYLVLTSSDVQVQDFCRAVCGFHYFTFPTIVGVTMPYAWIGYSGTQCPGMCAYPFAWPNYSGKPPPSTNGGNNIMRAPNGDAGVDGMISIIAHELAEVSSNPLVNAWYAGDDPTAPTEIADLCLGLYGSGGGGGYVGKVYKDSWGNGYNVNGVKGRRFLVQWVWNPVKRRCFGPNAMD from the coding sequence ATGCACAAGCTCTCTTGGTATGTTCTCTTGCTATCACTCCTTTATTTTCCTCTGGCTCTTTCATGGAGTCAAGACACTCAATTTAACCAAGCTGAGAACTATGAAGGTTCCTCAGACCTAGTTAACCTTGAGTACCACATGGGCCCTGTCCTTGCATCCCCTACCAATCTGTACATAATCTGGTATGGTCACTGGAATCCAACCCACCAAGCCACTATAAGGGACTTCCTCTATTCCTTGTCTTCTTCAGCTCCTTACCCTTCTGTTGCTGATTGGTGGAAAACTGTCAGGCTCTACACCGACCAAACAGGATCAAACATCACCGGTAGCATTTCCCTTTCAGGAGAATTCTACGACTACAGATATTCCCACGGTGGTTATCTAAGTCGTTTATCAATGCAGTCCATCATCAAAACTGCAGTCACTTCCTATCCAAGGTCACTGCCCCTCAATCCTCGCAATGGCCTCTATTTAGTGCTGACTTCTTCTGATGTCCAGGTTCAGGATTTCTGCAGGGCAGTCTGTGGCTTTCACTACTTCACCTTCCCAACCATTGTTGGCGTAACAATGCCCTATGCTTGGATTGGTTATAGTGGAACTCAGTGTCCAGGCATGTGTGCCTATCCATTTGCCTGGCCTAATTACTCAGGGAAGCCGCCGCCAAGCACAAATGGAGGTAACAACATAATGCGCGCGCCGAATGGGGATGCAGGAGTAGATGGAATGATCAGTATTATAGCCCATGAGCTTGCAGAAGTGTCAAGTAACCCGCTGGTTAATGCATGGTATGCCGGAGATGATCCAACTGCACCTACAGAAATTGCAGACCTGTGCCTAGGTTTGTATGGTTCTGGTGGTGGAGGTGGGTATGTGGGTAAAGTTTACAAGGATTCTTGGGGGAACGGGTACAATGTGAATGGAGTTAAGGGAAGAAGATTTTTGGTGCAATGGGTGTGGAATCCTGTGAAAAGAAGATGCTTTGGGCCTAATGCCATGGACTAG